Proteins from one Mobula birostris isolate sMobBir1 chromosome 10, sMobBir1.hap1, whole genome shotgun sequence genomic window:
- the sowahd gene encoding uncharacterized protein sowahd: MFEKIEASRGRFLPATKGVHLAQTPEGDRLVAADRDWDTLPTKGSDRHCPTYGRVLEDVNRLSNLLGRFLQATDELVGANAARTQPLTGSLAARRISRRISRRSLRLERCDSGVSAGARAQSRKVAADQRLDGEDPMDEGLAEHEWMMAAAGGDLEKLAALLDSVPGLLNRKDPVTGLTAAHWLAKQGNDGALRELVRLAEDRGLSPDLNCRAGGGGHTPLHLAAMQGHQMVIKLLIGAYNVDVDARDFGGRKAWHYLASGVPGKFRELVGAENRERPHGTADHSKKCARSQEAEETQVDGQLKKPQFPVIASLQRILQANYRRWWKRTSF; the protein is encoded by the coding sequence ATGTTTGAGAAGATCGAGGCGAGCCGCGGTCGGTTCCTTCCAGCCACCAAGGGAGTACACCTGGCTCAGACCCCCGAGGGAGATCGGCTGGTGGCTGCGGACCGCGACTGGGACACGCTGCCCACCAAGGGCAGCGACCGCCACTGTCCGACCTACGGCCGGGTCTTGGAGGACGTCAACCGCCTGTCCAACCTCCTGGGTCGCTTCTTGCAAGCGACGGACGAACTGGTCGGCGCAAATGCGGCGCGGACGCAGCCGCTGACGGGGTCGCTCGCAGCTCGCCGGATCTCCCGCCGGATCTCCCGCCGAAGTTTGCGGCTGGAGCGGTGCGACTCCGGCGTGAGCGCGGGGGCTCGGGCGCAGAGCAGGAAAGTAGCGGCAGATCAGCGGCTGGATGGAGAGGACCCGATGGACGAGGGTCTGGCCGAGCACGAGTGGATGATGGCAGCGGCCGGAGGCGATCTGGAGAAGCTGGCCGCTCTGCTGGACTCGGTGCCCGGTCTGTTGAACAGGAAAGATCCGGTGACGGGGCTGACGGCGGCGCACTGGCTCGCCAAGCAGGGAAACGACGGCGCGCTGCGGGAACTGGTGCGCCTGGCGGAAGATCGCGGCTTGAGCCCGGACCTGAACTGTCGGGCCGGGGGAGGGGGTCACACACCCTTGCACCTGGCGGCCATGCAGGGACACCAGATGGTCATCAAGCTACTGATCGGCGCCTACAACGTCGACGTGGACGCCCGTGACTTCGGCGGTAGGAAAGCCTGGCATTACCTGGCCAGCGGGGTCCCCGGCAAATTCCGGGAGCTGGTCGGGGCGGAGAACCGGGAGCGCCCGCACGGGACGGCAGACCACTCCAAGAAGTGCGCCCGGTCGCAGGAGGCGGAGGAAACTCAGGTGGACGGTCAGTTGAAAAAGCCCCAATTCCCTGTAATCGCCTCATTGCAGAGAATCTTACAAGCAAATTATCGGCGTTGGTGGAAACGCACCTCGTTTTAG